One genomic region from Streptomyces sp. NBC_01304 encodes:
- a CDS encoding cytochrome P450: MSTSESPIESGLAPAPGAGATPPPGCPAHGLGPEGIRRLHGPEAESDPRGLYEKLRAEHGAVAPVLVQGDLPAWLVLGHRENLEVARTPSRFSRDSRRWRAMREGQVRADHPLTPIAAWQPVCNFADGAEHERLRGAVTESLERFDRRGVRRYVTRFANQLIDRFAQSGRADLVQDFAEQLPMLVMTQLIGMPDSYGPRIVEAARDMLKGTETAVQSNEYITGALRQLLERKREQPGRDFTSWLLEHDTALTDQEILEHVRLVLIAAFETTANLIANTLRMVLTDRRFRANLSGGHMTLPDALEQVLWDEPPLTTILGRWATGDMVLGSASIKEGDMVLLGLAAGNVDPEIRPDLTRAVHGNRSHLAFSGGPHECPGQDIGRAIADTGIDALLARLPDLELAVPEAELLRSASLMSHQLVSLPVTFTPRGAEVTDSTPAPPKSAPLPEVASPRAEPVIEAATARRSWWSRLFGS, translated from the coding sequence GTGAGCACGTCCGAGTCACCCATCGAGTCCGGGCTCGCCCCCGCTCCAGGCGCCGGGGCCACGCCTCCGCCCGGCTGCCCCGCGCACGGGCTCGGGCCCGAGGGCATCCGTCGCCTCCACGGCCCCGAGGCGGAATCCGACCCCCGAGGCCTGTACGAGAAGCTCCGCGCGGAACACGGCGCGGTCGCGCCCGTCCTCGTCCAGGGCGATCTGCCGGCCTGGCTCGTACTGGGCCACCGCGAGAACCTTGAGGTGGCCCGTACACCGTCCCGCTTCTCCCGTGACTCCCGGCGCTGGCGCGCCATGCGCGAGGGGCAGGTGCGGGCCGACCATCCGCTGACGCCCATCGCCGCCTGGCAACCGGTGTGCAACTTCGCGGACGGCGCCGAGCACGAGCGCCTGCGGGGCGCGGTCACGGAGTCCCTGGAACGGTTCGACCGGCGCGGCGTCCGCCGCTATGTCACCCGCTTCGCGAATCAGTTGATCGACCGCTTCGCCCAGAGCGGCCGCGCCGACCTGGTCCAGGACTTCGCCGAACAGCTGCCGATGCTGGTGATGACCCAGCTGATCGGCATGCCCGACTCGTACGGTCCGCGCATCGTGGAGGCCGCCCGCGACATGCTCAAGGGCACCGAGACGGCCGTCCAGTCCAACGAGTACATCACCGGAGCCCTGCGCCAACTCCTTGAGCGCAAGAGGGAGCAGCCCGGCCGGGACTTCACCTCGTGGCTCCTGGAACACGACACGGCCCTGACGGACCAGGAGATCCTGGAGCACGTACGCCTCGTCCTCATCGCCGCCTTCGAGACGACGGCAAACCTGATCGCGAACACCCTGCGCATGGTCCTCACCGACCGCCGTTTCAGGGCCAATCTGTCCGGTGGCCATATGACGTTGCCGGACGCGCTCGAACAGGTCCTGTGGGACGAGCCGCCGCTCACCACGATCCTGGGGCGGTGGGCCACGGGGGACATGGTGCTCGGGTCCGCCTCCATCAAGGAGGGGGACATGGTGCTGCTCGGGCTCGCGGCGGGCAATGTCGATCCGGAGATCCGGCCCGATCTGACCCGGGCGGTGCATGGCAACCGGTCGCATCTCGCCTTCAGCGGCGGGCCGCACGAGTGCCCCGGGCAGGACATCGGGCGGGCGATCGCGGACACCGGGATCGATGCGCTGCTCGCACGCCTACCCGATCTGGAACTGGCCGTCCCCGAGGCTGAGTTGCTGCGGTCCGCCTCATTGATGTCGCATCAGCTGGTCTCACTGCCGGTGACCTTCACACCGCGCGGTGCGGAGGTCACGGACTCCACCCCGGCGCCCCCGAAATCGGCGCCTCTGCCGGAAGTCGCTTCGCCGCGAGCAGAGCCTGTGATCGAGGCCGCAACCGCCCGGCGGTCCTGGTGGTCACGGCTGTTCGGGAGCTGA
- a CDS encoding DUF1203 domain-containing protein: protein MTTTTYTPRPIDPKTLAQLREADDAGHACQAYQDDEGGAPLRCCLRLSREGEQIALVSYAPLRRWAAETWAKPGAYDEQGPVFIHAQECDGPEGDGAAYPFSRAGALRTLRRYSAEGRIVGGRLLEIPETATEGFDAAFAEAFADPEVALVHVRAVEYGCFHFEVRRPEGR from the coding sequence ATGACCACGACGACCTACACGCCCCGCCCCATAGACCCCAAGACACTCGCCCAACTCCGGGAAGCCGACGACGCGGGCCACGCCTGCCAGGCGTACCAGGACGACGAGGGCGGCGCCCCGCTCCGCTGCTGCCTGCGGCTCAGCCGCGAGGGCGAGCAGATCGCCCTGGTCTCCTACGCCCCACTGCGGCGCTGGGCCGCCGAAACCTGGGCCAAGCCCGGCGCGTACGACGAACAAGGGCCCGTGTTCATTCACGCGCAGGAGTGCGACGGGCCCGAGGGCGACGGCGCGGCGTACCCCTTCAGCCGGGCGGGAGCCCTGCGCACCCTGCGCCGCTACAGCGCCGAAGGCCGCATCGTCGGAGGCCGCCTCCTGGAGATCCCGGAGACGGCCACCGAGGGATTCGACGCGGCCTTCGCGGAAGCGTTCGCCGACCCGGAGGTCGCCCTCGTGCACGTACGCGCGGTCGAATACGGCTGCTTCCACTTCGAGGTGCGCAGGCCTGAAGGGCGTTAG
- a CDS encoding flavin-dependent oxidoreductase, translating to MTDRVLVAGAGIGGLTAALSLHAAGLPVQVVDAARSLRPVGVGINLLPHAVRELTELGLGDALAATAVPTAEMVHFDRHGNRIWGEPRGLALGYHWPQYSLHRGELQRILLDAAVARIGPVRTGAAVLGFEQLPGDGGVRVSFSGQRPAETVSVLVGADGLHSAVRAQLHPGEGPPLWSGIRMWRGMTRGEPFLTGRTVAVLGCNATAKLVAYPVSRAAESEGAALINWVAEVRSGASPGGADWDRAGQLADVLPLFASWKVPWLDVPGLISATSRILEYPMVDRDPLSSWGLGRVTLLGDAAHPMYPIGSNGASQAVLDARVLARCLALASSPEAGLRAYEAERLPAVNALVLANREMPADRLLRAVADRAPAGFDRVEDVLTPAELGSIEAAYRRTTGTDVALLNGRGSWSVR from the coding sequence ATGACGGACCGGGTTCTCGTGGCGGGCGCCGGGATCGGCGGGCTGACGGCAGCGCTGTCGCTGCATGCGGCCGGACTGCCGGTGCAAGTGGTGGACGCGGCGCGGTCGTTGCGTCCCGTGGGCGTGGGCATCAACCTCCTGCCGCATGCCGTACGGGAGCTGACGGAGCTCGGCCTCGGCGACGCGCTCGCCGCGACCGCCGTGCCCACCGCCGAGATGGTCCACTTCGACCGGCACGGCAACCGCATCTGGGGCGAGCCGCGCGGACTCGCCCTCGGCTACCACTGGCCCCAGTACTCGCTGCACCGCGGGGAGTTGCAGCGCATCCTGCTCGACGCGGCGGTCGCGCGGATCGGTCCGGTGCGGACCGGGGCGGCGGTGCTCGGCTTCGAGCAGCTGCCCGGCGACGGCGGGGTGCGGGTGTCGTTCTCCGGGCAGCGGCCCGCCGAGACCGTGTCCGTCCTGGTCGGGGCCGACGGCCTGCACTCCGCGGTCCGCGCGCAGCTGCACCCCGGCGAGGGCCCGCCGCTCTGGAGCGGCATCCGCATGTGGCGGGGCATGACCCGCGGCGAGCCGTTCCTCACGGGCCGTACGGTCGCGGTCCTCGGCTGCAACGCCACGGCCAAGCTGGTGGCGTACCCCGTGTCGCGGGCCGCCGAGTCGGAGGGGGCCGCGCTGATCAACTGGGTCGCGGAGGTGCGGTCGGGGGCTTCGCCGGGCGGGGCGGACTGGGACCGGGCCGGTCAACTCGCCGACGTGCTGCCGCTGTTCGCGTCCTGGAAGGTGCCGTGGCTGGATGTGCCCGGCCTCATCTCCGCGACCTCGCGGATCCTGGAGTACCCCATGGTGGACCGGGATCCCCTGTCGTCGTGGGGCCTCGGCCGGGTCACCCTGCTCGGCGACGCCGCGCATCCCATGTATCCGATCGGCTCCAACGGGGCGTCCCAGGCGGTCCTGGACGCGCGCGTCCTTGCCCGGTGCCTGGCCCTTGCCTCCTCGCCGGAGGCGGGGCTGCGGGCGTACGAGGCGGAGCGGTTGCCGGCCGTGAACGCGCTGGTTCTGGCGAACCGGGAGATGCCGGCGGATCGCTTGCTGCGGGCTGTGGCGGATCGGGCGCCGGCCGGGTTCGACCGGGTCGAGGACGTGCTCACTCCTGCGGAGCTGGGCTCGATCGAAGCGGCGTATCGGCGGACCACGGGGACGGATGTGGCGTTGCTGAACGGGCGCGGGTCGTGGTCGGTTCGGTAG
- a CDS encoding aspartate-semialdehyde dehydrogenase, with amino-acid sequence MRVGIVGATGQVGSVMRKILAERKFPVDELRLFASARSAGKTLDGVTVEDAATADYSDLDIVLFSAGGATSRALAEKVAAQGPVVIDNSSAWRGHPEVPLVVSEVNPDAIRNRPLGIIANPNCTTMAAMPVLRPLHDEAGLEAMVATTYQAVSGSGLAGVAELHQQACKVAEAADQLTFDGEAVDFPEPGVYKRPIAFNVLPLAGNIVDDGSFETDEEQKLRNESRKILDIPGLKVSGTCVRVPVFSGHSLQVNARFARPISVERAYELLKDAPGVELSEIPTPLQAAGKDASYVGRIRNDETVDNGLALFLSNDNLRKGAALNAVQIAELVAAELKG; translated from the coding sequence GTGAGGGTCGGAATCGTCGGTGCCACCGGTCAGGTCGGCTCAGTCATGCGCAAGATCCTCGCCGAGCGGAAGTTCCCGGTCGACGAGCTCCGTCTCTTCGCCTCCGCGCGCTCGGCGGGCAAGACCCTGGACGGCGTGACCGTCGAGGACGCCGCCACCGCGGACTACTCGGACCTGGACATCGTGCTGTTCTCCGCGGGCGGCGCGACCTCGCGTGCGCTCGCCGAGAAGGTCGCCGCGCAGGGCCCCGTCGTGATCGACAACTCCTCGGCCTGGCGCGGCCACCCCGAGGTGCCCCTCGTCGTCTCCGAGGTCAACCCGGACGCGATCCGCAACCGCCCGCTGGGCATCATCGCCAACCCGAACTGCACCACGATGGCCGCGATGCCGGTCCTTCGTCCGCTGCACGACGAGGCCGGCCTGGAGGCCATGGTCGCCACGACCTACCAGGCCGTGTCCGGCTCCGGTCTGGCCGGTGTCGCCGAGCTACACCAGCAGGCCTGCAAGGTCGCCGAGGCCGCCGACCAGCTGACCTTCGACGGCGAGGCCGTGGACTTCCCGGAGCCCGGCGTCTACAAGCGCCCCATCGCCTTCAACGTGCTGCCGCTCGCGGGCAACATCGTGGACGACGGCTCCTTCGAGACCGACGAGGAGCAGAAGCTCCGCAACGAGTCCCGCAAGATCCTCGACATCCCCGGCCTCAAGGTCTCCGGCACCTGCGTCCGCGTCCCGGTCTTCTCCGGCCACTCGCTCCAGGTCAACGCCCGCTTCGCGCGCCCGATCAGCGTCGAGCGCGCCTACGAGCTGCTCAAGGACGCCCCCGGGGTCGAGCTCTCGGAGATCCCGACCCCGCTACAGGCCGCCGGCAAGGACGCGTCGTACGTGGGCCGCATCCGCAACGACGAGACCGTCGACAACGGCCTCGCGCTCTTCCTCTCCAACGACAACCTCCGCAAGGGCGCCGCGCTGAACGCGGTGCAGATCGCCGAGCTGGTCGCCGCCGAGCTGAAGGGCTAA
- a CDS encoding sensor histidine kinase, which produces MLSIFITLNHRQITELKVAATARDEDLARQEAATVRLAEQLLPELVARLRKGEFAEEVLAGLDVPAAHQAVLRSVLDAVAAEEDLRDSAQRAFVNIARRVQAIVHQQAQELREMEDRHGQAPEVFGDLLRLDHGTALIGRLADSIAVLGGARPGRQWSKAVPLYSVLRGAMSRIIDFQRVELHSVSEIAVVGTAVEPLIHALAELLDNATRYSPPNTRVHLTAVDVQSGIAIEIEDGGVSMSEEARTRAERMLRQAQQGIDVNDLGETPRLGLAVVGKLSQVYGFQVSLRPSAYGGVRAVLVVPQELITTTAAATGLAHGIGASSGPRTATSTPPAGTAVASTPLAGTTTLVERATTGPSLDAETPVVTERTPNGLPQRRRKAPTAAAAALPGPTEPESEPVEQTQPGMWLAAFQSGVSGETAPEVETTSKGNEQ; this is translated from the coding sequence ATGCTCAGCATCTTCATCACGCTCAACCACCGGCAGATCACCGAACTCAAGGTGGCCGCGACGGCGCGGGACGAGGACCTGGCCCGGCAGGAAGCGGCGACCGTACGTCTCGCCGAGCAGCTTCTGCCGGAGCTCGTGGCCCGGCTGCGCAAGGGCGAGTTCGCCGAGGAGGTGCTCGCCGGACTCGACGTCCCGGCCGCGCACCAGGCGGTGCTGCGCTCGGTGCTCGACGCGGTCGCGGCCGAGGAGGACCTGCGCGACTCGGCGCAGCGCGCCTTCGTCAACATCGCCCGCCGCGTACAGGCGATCGTGCACCAACAGGCCCAGGAACTCCGCGAGATGGAGGACCGGCACGGCCAGGCGCCCGAGGTCTTCGGCGATCTGCTGCGCCTCGACCACGGCACCGCGCTGATCGGCCGCCTCGCCGACTCGATCGCCGTGCTCGGTGGGGCCCGCCCCGGCCGCCAGTGGTCGAAGGCCGTGCCCCTCTACTCGGTGCTGCGTGGCGCCATGTCGCGGATCATCGACTTCCAGCGGGTCGAGCTGCACTCGGTCTCCGAGATCGCCGTCGTCGGCACCGCGGTCGAGCCGCTGATCCACGCGCTCGCCGAGCTCCTCGACAACGCCACCCGCTACTCGCCGCCCAACACCCGCGTCCATCTCACCGCCGTCGACGTCCAGTCGGGCATCGCCATCGAGATCGAGGACGGCGGCGTCTCCATGAGCGAGGAGGCGCGGACCCGCGCCGAGCGCATGCTGAGGCAGGCCCAGCAGGGCATCGACGTCAACGACCTCGGCGAGACCCCGCGCCTCGGCCTCGCCGTGGTCGGCAAGCTCTCGCAGGTGTACGGGTTCCAGGTCTCGCTGCGCCCGTCCGCGTACGGCGGTGTCCGTGCGGTGCTCGTCGTGCCGCAGGAGCTCATCACCACGACGGCGGCCGCGACGGGCCTGGCCCACGGCATCGGCGCGTCCTCCGGGCCGCGTACCGCCACCAGCACACCTCCCGCGGGGACCGCTGTCGCCAGTACGCCCCTCGCCGGAACCACGACGTTGGTGGAGCGGGCGACGACCGGCCCGAGCCTGGACGCGGAGACGCCCGTAGTGACCGAGCGCACCCCGAACGGCCTGCCGCAGCGCCGCCGCAAGGCCCCCACCGCAGCAGCCGCAGCACTTCCGGGCCCGACCGAGCCCGAGTCCGAGCCCGTGGAGCAGACCCAGCCCGGTATGTGGCTGGCCGCCTTCCAGAGCGGCGTCTCGGGCGAGACCGCACCCGAGGTCGAGACCACTAGCAAGGGGAACGAGCAGTGA
- a CDS encoding roadblock/LC7 domain-containing protein: MLKDLAEGVPQTRQVVVLSADGLRMAQHGGDTDSADRLAAACAGLQSLAGAVAAELPQSEGRMRLVVIEMDGGFFYLMAAGAGAYLAVLAGEGVDAGLMGQRMRDLVLRIGAHLSSPPRQDAQAAR, from the coding sequence ATGCTGAAGGACCTGGCCGAGGGCGTTCCGCAGACCCGTCAGGTGGTCGTCCTGTCCGCGGACGGCCTGCGCATGGCCCAGCACGGTGGCGACACCGACTCGGCGGACCGCCTGGCCGCCGCCTGTGCGGGCCTGCAGTCCCTGGCGGGTGCCGTCGCGGCCGAACTCCCGCAGAGCGAGGGCCGGATGCGGCTCGTCGTCATCGAGATGGACGGCGGCTTCTTCTACCTGATGGCGGCGGGCGCGGGCGCGTACCTCGCCGTGCTCGCGGGCGAAGGGGTGGACGCGGGCCTGATGGGGCAGCGCATGCGCGACCTCGTGCTGCGGATCGGAGCACACCTGAGCAGCCCGCCGCGGCAGGACGCGCAGGCCGCCAGGTGA
- the pepN gene encoding aminopeptidase N translates to MPGTNLTREEAQLRARLLTVDAYEIDLDLSGAQEGGTYRSVTTVRFGSAEAGAETFIDLVAPTVHEVVLNGESLDAKAVFADSRIALANLQAGPNELKVVADCEYTNTGEGLHRFVDPVDDQAYLYTQFEVPDARRVFASFEQPDLKATFQFTVKAPSGWTVISNSSTPEPSGDVWVFAPTPRISTYITALIVGPYHSVHSSYEGPDGQSVPLGIYCRPSLAEFLDADAIFDVTRQGFDWFQEKFDYAYPFEKYDQLFVPEFNAGAMENAGAVTIRDQYVFRSKVTDAAYEVRAETILHELAHMWFGDLVTMEWWNDLWLNESFATYTSIACQAYAEGSKWPHSWTTFANSMKTWAYRQDQLPSTHPIMAEIGDLDDVLVNFDGITYAKGASVLKQLVAYVGMDEFFSGVQAYFKAHAFGNTRLSDLLGKLEETSGRDLKAWSKAWLETAGINVLRPAIETDANGTITSFAVRQEAPALPAGAKGEPVLRPHRIAIGLYDLDDSSGKLVRSDRIELDILDRDLTEVPELVGRHRPAVILLNDDDLSYAKVRLDAESLRHVTQHLGDFEASLPRALCWASAWDQTRDGELATRDYLSLVLSGIGKESDIGVVQSLHRQVKLALDLYSAPEWREQGVARWTEATLAHLKSAEPGSDHQLAWARAFAATARTDEQLDFLAALLDGSQSVEGLAVDTELRWAFLQRLAATGRADEAAIAAEYARDKTAAGERHAATARAARPSAEAKAEAWASVVESDKLPNALQEAVIGGFVQTDQRALLAPYTEKYFAAVKGVWESRSHEMAQQIAVGLYPALQVSAGTLDATDAWLGSAEPNAALRRLVSESRSGVERALKAQAADAAAG, encoded by the coding sequence GTGCCTGGCACCAATCTCACCCGCGAAGAGGCGCAGCTGCGGGCGCGCCTGCTCACCGTGGACGCGTACGAGATCGACCTCGATCTGAGCGGCGCGCAGGAGGGCGGCACCTACCGGTCCGTCACCACCGTGCGCTTCGGCAGTGCCGAGGCGGGCGCCGAGACCTTCATCGACCTGGTCGCGCCGACCGTGCACGAGGTCGTGCTGAACGGCGAGAGCCTCGATGCGAAGGCGGTCTTCGCGGACTCCCGGATCGCGCTCGCGAACCTGCAGGCGGGGCCCAATGAGCTGAAGGTCGTCGCGGACTGCGAGTACACCAACACCGGTGAGGGCCTGCACCGCTTCGTCGACCCGGTCGACGACCAGGCTTATCTGTACACCCAGTTCGAGGTGCCGGACGCCCGCCGCGTCTTCGCCTCGTTCGAGCAGCCCGACCTGAAGGCGACCTTCCAGTTCACCGTGAAGGCGCCGTCCGGCTGGACCGTCATTTCCAACTCGTCGACGCCCGAGCCGTCGGGCGATGTGTGGGTGTTCGCGCCGACGCCGCGGATCTCGACGTACATCACGGCGCTGATCGTGGGTCCGTACCACTCGGTGCACAGCAGCTACGAGGGCCCGGACGGGCAGAGCGTGCCGCTCGGCATCTACTGCCGGCCCTCGCTCGCCGAGTTCCTGGACGCCGACGCGATCTTCGACGTGACGCGGCAGGGCTTCGACTGGTTCCAGGAGAAGTTCGACTACGCGTACCCCTTCGAGAAGTACGACCAGCTCTTCGTGCCCGAGTTCAACGCGGGGGCCATGGAGAACGCGGGTGCGGTGACCATCCGCGACCAGTACGTGTTCCGGTCGAAGGTCACGGACGCCGCGTACGAGGTGCGGGCCGAGACGATCCTGCACGAGCTCGCCCACATGTGGTTCGGCGACCTCGTGACCATGGAGTGGTGGAACGACCTCTGGCTGAACGAGTCCTTCGCGACGTACACGTCCATCGCCTGCCAGGCGTACGCCGAGGGCTCGAAGTGGCCGCACTCGTGGACGACGTTCGCCAACTCCATGAAGACGTGGGCGTACCGGCAGGACCAGCTGCCGTCGACCCATCCGATCATGGCTGAAATTGGCGACCTCGATGACGTTCTCGTGAACTTCGACGGCATCACGTACGCCAAGGGCGCGAGCGTCCTCAAGCAGCTTGTCGCGTATGTGGGGATGGACGAGTTCTTCAGCGGGGTGCAGGCCTATTTCAAGGCGCACGCCTTCGGGAACACCCGCCTGTCCGACCTCCTCGGCAAGCTGGAGGAGACCAGCGGCCGCGATCTGAAGGCCTGGTCGAAGGCGTGGCTGGAGACCGCGGGCATCAACGTCCTGCGCCCGGCGATCGAGACCGACGCCAACGGCACGATCACCTCCTTCGCGGTACGCCAGGAGGCCCCGGCCCTGCCCGCGGGCGCCAAGGGCGAGCCGGTCCTTCGGCCGCACCGCATCGCGATCGGCCTGTACGACCTCGACGACAGCTCCGGCAAGCTGGTGCGCTCGGACCGGATCGAGCTCGACATCCTCGACCGTGACCTCACCGAGGTGCCCGAGCTGGTCGGCCGGCACCGTCCCGCGGTGATCCTGCTCAACGACGACGACCTGTCGTACGCCAAGGTCCGCCTGGACGCCGAGTCGCTGCGTCATGTCACCCAGCACCTGGGCGACTTCGAGGCCTCGCTGCCGCGCGCGCTGTGCTGGGCCTCGGCCTGGGACCAGACGCGGGACGGCGAGCTGGCGACGCGCGACTATCTGTCGCTGGTCCTGTCGGGCATCGGCAAGGAGTCGGACATCGGTGTGGTGCAGTCGCTGCACCGGCAGGTGAAGCTGGCGCTCGACCTGTACTCGGCCCCCGAGTGGCGCGAGCAGGGCGTGGCCCGCTGGACCGAGGCCACGCTGGCCCACCTGAAGTCCGCCGAGCCGGGCAGCGACCACCAGCTGGCGTGGGCGCGCGCCTTCGCCGCGACGGCGCGTACGGACGAGCAACTCGACTTCCTGGCCGCCCTGTTGGACGGCTCCCAGTCGGTGGAGGGGCTCGCGGTCGACACCGAGCTGCGCTGGGCGTTCCTGCAGCGTCTCGCGGCGACCGGCCGTGCGGACGAGGCGGCGATCGCCGCCGAGTACGCGCGCGACAAGACCGCGGCCGGCGAGCGGCACGCGGCCACCGCGCGTGCGGCCCGCCCGAGCGCCGAGGCCAAGGCCGAGGCATGGGCGTCGGTCGTCGAGTCGGACAAGCTCCCCAACGCGCTGCAGGAAGCGGTGATCGGCGGCTTCGTCCAGACCGACCAACGCGCGCTCCTCGCCCCGTACACGGAGAAGTACTTCGCGGCGGTCAAGGGCGTCTGGGAGTCCCGCTCGCACGAGATGGCCCAGCAGATCGCGGTCGGGCTCTACCCGGCGCTGCAGGTCTCGGCGGGCACGCTGGACGCGACGGACGCCTGGCTCGGGTCCGCGGAGCCGAACGCGGCGCTGCGGCGCCTGGTTTCGGAGTCGCGCTCCGGTGTGGAGCGGGCGCTGAAGGCGCAGGCGGCGGACGCCGCCGCAGGCTAG
- a CDS encoding ABC transporter ATP-binding protein, translating to MLEIKGLGHAYADGHRAVDGIDLDIARGELVSLVGPSGCGKSTLLRCVAGLITPSEGAVVIDGKVVDRVPDALAVVFQDYTRSLFPWLSVRDNVALPLRRRGSARAARRAAAEEALAAVGLEGAGRKYPWQLSGGMQQRAALARALAYRPTLLLMDEPFGSVDAQTREDLEDLLLTVRGSDGMTILLVTHDIDESVYVGDRVVVLTGAPGRVRLDLPVPLPAPRDQIATRELPAFVRLRAEVGRAVRRP from the coding sequence GTGCTGGAGATCAAGGGGCTCGGCCACGCGTACGCGGACGGTCACCGGGCCGTCGACGGGATCGACCTCGACATCGCCCGGGGCGAACTGGTCTCGCTCGTCGGCCCCTCCGGCTGCGGCAAATCGACGCTCCTGCGCTGCGTGGCCGGGCTGATCACGCCGAGCGAGGGCGCGGTGGTCATCGACGGCAAGGTCGTCGACCGGGTCCCGGACGCTCTCGCGGTCGTCTTCCAGGACTACACCCGCTCGCTCTTCCCCTGGCTGTCCGTACGCGACAACGTGGCCCTCCCGCTGCGCCGCCGCGGCAGCGCCCGGGCCGCACGCCGGGCCGCGGCGGAGGAGGCCCTGGCGGCGGTCGGCCTCGAAGGAGCAGGCCGCAAGTATCCCTGGCAGCTCTCCGGAGGCATGCAGCAACGGGCCGCGCTCGCAAGGGCGTTGGCGTACCGCCCCACCCTCCTCCTCATGGACGAGCCCTTCGGCTCGGTCGACGCACAGACCCGCGAGGACCTGGAGGACCTGCTCCTCACGGTGCGCGGCTCGGACGGGATGACCATCCTCCTCGTGACGCACGACATCGACGAGAGCGTGTACGTGGGCGACCGCGTCGTCGTCCTCACCGGCGCGCCCGGCCGCGTACGCCTGGACCTGCCGGTCCCGCTTCCCGCGCCCCGCGATCAGATAGCCACCCGCGAGCTGCCCGCCTTCGTGCGGCTGCGGGCCGAGGTCGGACGGGCGGTGCGGCGGCCATGA
- a CDS encoding DUF742 domain-containing protein: protein MTQPPGQEWDEGGPERLYVITGGRSGSSAPTALDLVTLIVAKSGPRPGMQPERAAIMRICQRPLSVAEISAHLGLPVSVVTVLLSDLLAEQKVISRPPVAPAKLPDISLIEAVIDGLQKL from the coding sequence GTGACGCAGCCCCCCGGCCAGGAATGGGACGAGGGCGGGCCCGAGCGGCTCTATGTGATCACCGGTGGGCGCAGCGGTTCGTCCGCGCCCACCGCGCTGGACCTGGTCACCCTGATCGTGGCCAAGTCCGGCCCGCGGCCCGGGATGCAGCCCGAACGGGCGGCCATCATGCGGATCTGCCAGCGCCCGCTGTCCGTCGCGGAGATCTCCGCGCACCTGGGCCTGCCGGTCAGTGTCGTCACCGTCCTGCTCAGCGATCTGCTCGCCGAGCAGAAGGTGATCTCCCGGCCGCCCGTGGCTCCCGCCAAACTCCCCGACATCAGCTTGATTGAGGCAGTGATCGATGGACTTCAGAAGCTCTGA
- a CDS encoding GTP-binding protein, translating to MDFRSSELLPGGPSSEDELPQTAAAAVKVVIVGGFGVGKTTLVGSVSEIRPLTTEETMTQAGVGVDDTAGVATKSTTTVAMDFGRISINEELVLYLFGTPGQERFWFLWRGLFEGALGAVVLVDTRRLEVSFDVIGRLEERGVPFVVAVNSFPDAPGHALDELRGALDLPAEVPIVECDARSRESSRDVLMALMRYLQSIALTSSSPEAS from the coding sequence ATGGACTTCAGAAGCTCTGAGCTGCTGCCCGGCGGGCCGAGCAGCGAGGACGAACTTCCGCAGACGGCGGCCGCCGCGGTCAAGGTGGTCATCGTCGGCGGCTTCGGGGTGGGCAAGACGACCCTGGTCGGCTCGGTCAGCGAGATCAGGCCGCTGACCACCGAGGAGACGATGACCCAGGCCGGGGTCGGCGTCGACGACACGGCGGGCGTCGCCACCAAGTCGACCACCACCGTGGCCATGGACTTCGGCCGCATCAGCATCAACGAGGAACTGGTCCTCTACCTGTTCGGCACCCCCGGCCAGGAGCGCTTCTGGTTCCTGTGGCGCGGCCTGTTCGAGGGCGCGCTCGGCGCGGTGGTCCTGGTGGACACCCGCCGCCTGGAGGTCAGCTTCGACGTCATCGGCCGCCTGGAGGAGCGCGGCGTGCCCTTCGTGGTCGCGGTCAACTCCTTCCCGGACGCGCCCGGTCACGCCCTCGACGAACTGCGCGGCGCACTCGACCTGCCGGCCGAGGTGCCGATCGTGGAGTGCGATGCGCGGAGTCGGGAGTCGAGTCGGGATGTGCTGATGGCTTTGATGCGGTACTTGCAGTCCATCGCCCTGACTAGTTCGTCCCCGGAGGCATCGTGA